Proteins from a single region of Lasioglossum baleicum chromosome 1, iyLasBale1, whole genome shotgun sequence:
- the LOC143210189 gene encoding uncharacterized protein LOC143210189 isoform X2, with protein sequence MEEEVPGPSHMSPPKKNPPGKTGIGRDTVCKTLAEYKTTGNVTSPNKKKRRLSILEKTSEEDLIAIRRKVHSFWLNREIPTLDKILDAINNDEELPSFKKTTLHTLLKCMEFKYIVRKRNSALIDEPRIVYWRQQYIERIRTLREEGRPIYYLDETWINAGDCKRRLWVDASVSCPRNAEERGLSIGIPAPTGRGKRLIILHVGSADGFVPGALLCFESKKDSADYHHEMNGDTFFEWFCKLLPMLRDGAVIVMDNAPYHSVRKDKYPTKSWTRDRIITWLEGKGEQVNPRNVKVQLLALVDKYRQPNIFVIDEYATEHGCTVVRLPPYHCELNPIELAWAKVKEFIRARNTTYKLADVRELVHEAIENVSTDNWQNFIRHAIKEEDRLHELDHITDSVLEENGELLETSDDSDIDV encoded by the exons ATGGAAGAGGAAGTTCCTGGTCCATCCCATATGTCACCACCAAAGAAAAATCCGCCAGGGAAG ACAGGAATTGGACGGGATACTGTATGCAAAACTCTGGCGGAGTACAAAACAACAGGAAACGTGACATCGCCAAATAAGAAGAAGCGAAGATTGAGCATATTGGAGAAGACATCGGAAGAAGACCTCATAGCCATAAGGAGGAAGGTGCACAGCTTTTGGTTGAATCGGGAGATTCCAACGTTGGACAAGATTCTAGATGCTATTAACAACGATGAAGAACTTCCTTCGTTCAAGAAGACAACACTCCACACGCTTCTAAAATGTATGGAGTTTAAATACATTGTGAGGAAGCGCAACAGCGCCCTAATTGATGAACCCCGTATTGTATATTGGCGGCAACA GTACATCGAAAGAATAAGGACCCTACGTGAAGAAGGACGCCCCATCTACTACCTCGATGAAACGTGGATCAACGCCGGGGACTGCAAGAGGAGATTGTGGGTGGATGCAAGTGTCAGCTGCCCAAGGAACGCCGAAGAAAGGGGCTTATCGATAGGCATACCTGCTCCCACCGGAAGAGGTAAGCGTCTAATTATTTTACACGTCGGGTCAGCAGACGGATTTGTACCTGGGGCCCTCCTTTGTTTCGAGTCGAAGAAAGACTCTGCTGATTATCATCATGAGATGAACGGGGACACATTTTTTGAGTGGTTCTGCAAACTTTTGCCCATGCTGCGAGATGGGGCAGTTATTGTTATGGACAATGCGCCATACCACAGCGTGAGGAAGGATAAGTATCCAACGAAGAGTTGGACACGGGATCGAATCATCACGTGGCTCGAGGGTAAGGGGGAACAGGTGAATCCACGGAACGTCAAAGTTCAGTTATTAGCTTTAGTTGATAAATATCGGCAGCCTAACATCTTTGTCATCGATGAATATGCCACAGAACATGGATGTACCGTGGTACGCCTTCCCCCTTACCACTGCGAGCTAAACCCCATTGAGCTCGCATGGGCAAAAGTTAAGGAGTTTATCCGAGCGCGGAATACGACATACAAGTTAGCAGATGTCCGCGAACTTGTACACGAAGCCATCGAAAATGTGTCCACCGACAATTGGCAAAATTTCATTCGCCACGCAATAAAGGAGGAAGACAGGCTCCACGAACTCGACCATATTACTGATTCCGTGTTGGAAGAAAATGGCGAGTTGTTGGAGACGTCTGATGACTCGGACATCGACgtgtaa
- the LOC143210189 gene encoding uncharacterized protein LOC143210189 isoform X1 — translation MLVNLYKHVNTVNPGMTYKSIVQSLSKQTGIGRDTVCKTLAEYKTTGNVTSPNKKKRRLSILEKTSEEDLIAIRRKVHSFWLNREIPTLDKILDAINNDEELPSFKKTTLHTLLKCMEFKYIVRKRNSALIDEPRIVYWRQQYIERIRTLREEGRPIYYLDETWINAGDCKRRLWVDASVSCPRNAEERGLSIGIPAPTGRGKRLIILHVGSADGFVPGALLCFESKKDSADYHHEMNGDTFFEWFCKLLPMLRDGAVIVMDNAPYHSVRKDKYPTKSWTRDRIITWLEGKGEQVNPRNVKVQLLALVDKYRQPNIFVIDEYATEHGCTVVRLPPYHCELNPIELAWAKVKEFIRARNTTYKLADVRELVHEAIENVSTDNWQNFIRHAIKEEDRLHELDHITDSVLEENGELLETSDDSDIDV, via the exons ATGCTGGTAAATCTGTATAAGCATGTCAATACAGTGAACCCAGGCATGACATACAAGTCTATCGTCCAATCCCTTTCTAAACAGACAGGAATTGGACGGGATACTGTATGCAAAACTCTGGCGGAGTACAAAACAACAGGAAACGTGACATCGCCAAATAAGAAGAAGCGAAGATTGAGCATATTGGAGAAGACATCGGAAGAAGACCTCATAGCCATAAGGAGGAAGGTGCACAGCTTTTGGTTGAATCGGGAGATTCCAACGTTGGACAAGATTCTAGATGCTATTAACAACGATGAAGAACTTCCTTCGTTCAAGAAGACAACACTCCACACGCTTCTAAAATGTATGGAGTTTAAATACATTGTGAGGAAGCGCAACAGCGCCCTAATTGATGAACCCCGTATTGTATATTGGCGGCAACA GTACATCGAAAGAATAAGGACCCTACGTGAAGAAGGACGCCCCATCTACTACCTCGATGAAACGTGGATCAACGCCGGGGACTGCAAGAGGAGATTGTGGGTGGATGCAAGTGTCAGCTGCCCAAGGAACGCCGAAGAAAGGGGCTTATCGATAGGCATACCTGCTCCCACCGGAAGAGGTAAGCGTCTAATTATTTTACACGTCGGGTCAGCAGACGGATTTGTACCTGGGGCCCTCCTTTGTTTCGAGTCGAAGAAAGACTCTGCTGATTATCATCATGAGATGAACGGGGACACATTTTTTGAGTGGTTCTGCAAACTTTTGCCCATGCTGCGAGATGGGGCAGTTATTGTTATGGACAATGCGCCATACCACAGCGTGAGGAAGGATAAGTATCCAACGAAGAGTTGGACACGGGATCGAATCATCACGTGGCTCGAGGGTAAGGGGGAACAGGTGAATCCACGGAACGTCAAAGTTCAGTTATTAGCTTTAGTTGATAAATATCGGCAGCCTAACATCTTTGTCATCGATGAATATGCCACAGAACATGGATGTACCGTGGTACGCCTTCCCCCTTACCACTGCGAGCTAAACCCCATTGAGCTCGCATGGGCAAAAGTTAAGGAGTTTATCCGAGCGCGGAATACGACATACAAGTTAGCAGATGTCCGCGAACTTGTACACGAAGCCATCGAAAATGTGTCCACCGACAATTGGCAAAATTTCATTCGCCACGCAATAAAGGAGGAAGACAGGCTCCACGAACTCGACCATATTACTGATTCCGTGTTGGAAGAAAATGGCGAGTTGTTGGAGACGTCTGATGACTCGGACATCGACgtgtaa